Proteins found in one Subtercola endophyticus genomic segment:
- a CDS encoding DEAD/DEAH box helicase has product MSMTTDSWVPDDALVREIEAQFRSAIAAYAAKPTLIAEHANHEESIRTGGYANRTLLELVQNAADAMAGGADDIGRVEIVLDPIANTLYCANSGRPFSRTGLVAITHAHLSGKRGDEIGRFGLGFKSVLAVTDSPQILSRSVSFEFNSVEAQTAMGLIGSSSRRLPVLRTATQLDAIELIESDPIAKQLASWATTIVRLPGAMGGDRLRREMESFSSEFLLFVGAVREVRLSVLGDGGFATSHVSRDLGGGRFKIERPNGGGDEWLVSDRMHSPSPAARREVGEAVSRDQIKVSVAVPLKPRRANLESGDLGTQIGQFWSYFPLQDRTSATAFFNAPWSVNDDRTTLLRNDYNREILGTLAEMFVDLLPRISTQDDPAAQLDYLPARGREAIYFGDEVLCALVPPLAITSPLIPDGSGELRTPGDLRPLDLTCEWKVPEIAHEAWIVSPNTGTDVPHWRSYSSTQRMARLRQLFAVSADPTRFEDDGRDMKRALEMVPKRGILTWLHEWAEGSDLESAADAFKVVIANRGMADADSARVIPTNNGLRSISDRNLVFLAQAEDLEIDGALFVTPEFLAYPDMEKTLRAVGFRDLDPVAILAARLSRLKLGAPPELQAKFWDAALGVSGHDALNVIRENPTSQVLVPTRDGDWQWPQQVLDLDGELPGADGGLLLDRQRCLPSLAHKLGVANSPRQNFSFEDEFAADEYRDWILADLNSNLTPGERPIERISLYPTGAHSPGPFSALLLLKDSDAAPQLRESWTRGLLEFGDSPWDCEDLATALSYRVKSPVRWAVERAGLFRSSRGFRPLADLVAPSLVEFKDVLPLFEGPRVIVEILGLPDELDLIPPKILQEALSVELLPPTFADEVLVSFILEAASHAYPGGQPPRIPARVGRIIESRSNRNVYVAVNEEQREYLAAHQRPFLFATELQAKQLIDKVGCLRFEDSFAFSMQIDGQQEPERLLDIFPGLREWPSGDDLPSVTLSRAESIAKWVTTEDGVETQSIEVYRDGTALLIQSDADERRSLRLVSESFDLDLTNADIERVLKVGLDNHLELLRQDALSAITDVDRLDAYFGEDDLRDKLPKGLWQGLEAQGLVTKHTSMSELYLSVYGKDAIKELAELFRRDGFPDVPTQWAGGAATISWLRRMGFGAEYAGQRTKPQDAEFVVPGATILEPLHDYQREISGKLDRVLGEVIAGRRSKAMVVLPTGAGKTRVATQTILQQFIDGKLRGPILWIAQSQELCEQAVQTFNQVWRGLCTEQRVDSPLAVGRLWGNNEVNKPDTEFSVYVATDAKIEAILEKPDHSDYDWLSTPAAVFIDEAHIAGNSTRYTKILSWLEVDGRNWARPLIGLSATPFKGTSVEATKALAARFGNNPLQAFGADEDVYGELVKLGVLARVKHKLLQGGDVRLTEAEAAEAMNKNRVSGTVLDRVAADHRRMANLVSSIQELDAEQRRSVLVFTPNVLSAQVLAATLRINGTSAASVSGGTGRQERRDVIERFKDGAIRVLANCDLLTQGFDAPGVTALYIARPTFSPSAYIQMAGRGLRGPKNGGKDECLIVDMADNFGSVNINNLLGYREYEHLWQEQQS; this is encoded by the coding sequence ATGTCGATGACGACAGATTCGTGGGTGCCGGATGATGCACTTGTCAGGGAAATCGAAGCGCAATTTCGCAGCGCGATCGCGGCCTATGCGGCAAAGCCGACTTTGATCGCGGAGCATGCAAACCATGAAGAGTCGATTCGAACGGGAGGCTACGCGAATCGAACCCTCCTCGAACTCGTCCAGAATGCTGCTGACGCGATGGCGGGAGGCGCGGACGACATCGGGCGCGTTGAGATCGTGCTCGACCCGATCGCCAATACGCTCTACTGTGCGAACTCAGGCCGGCCGTTCTCGAGAACAGGTCTCGTGGCAATCACCCACGCCCATCTAAGCGGAAAGCGTGGGGACGAGATCGGCCGCTTTGGGCTCGGGTTCAAGTCCGTTCTCGCTGTCACCGACTCGCCACAGATTCTCAGCCGATCGGTATCGTTCGAATTCAATTCCGTGGAGGCCCAGACTGCGATGGGGCTAATCGGCTCATCGAGTCGTCGGCTACCGGTGCTCCGCACAGCGACTCAGTTGGATGCTATCGAGCTGATCGAGTCTGACCCGATCGCGAAGCAGCTTGCTTCTTGGGCAACAACAATCGTGCGTCTACCCGGGGCAATGGGGGGAGATCGTTTACGACGAGAGATGGAATCATTCTCATCCGAGTTCCTTCTGTTTGTTGGCGCGGTGCGCGAAGTGCGTCTAAGCGTTCTTGGTGACGGAGGCTTCGCGACTAGTCATGTGTCTCGTGATCTTGGCGGTGGACGATTCAAGATTGAGCGCCCGAATGGTGGTGGCGACGAATGGCTGGTCAGCGATCGTATGCACTCGCCAAGCCCTGCTGCGCGGCGCGAGGTAGGAGAAGCGGTTTCGCGTGACCAGATCAAAGTCAGCGTCGCAGTGCCACTAAAGCCTCGTCGGGCGAACCTGGAGTCTGGTGATCTTGGAACTCAGATCGGTCAATTTTGGAGCTACTTTCCCCTCCAAGACAGAACATCGGCAACCGCATTCTTCAATGCACCGTGGAGCGTGAATGACGATAGGACGACACTTCTGCGGAACGATTACAACCGCGAAATCCTGGGCACTCTCGCCGAGATGTTCGTCGATTTGCTTCCTCGAATAAGCACGCAGGACGACCCCGCTGCACAACTCGACTACCTCCCTGCCCGTGGTCGCGAAGCTATCTACTTCGGCGATGAGGTCCTATGTGCGTTGGTCCCACCATTAGCGATTACTTCGCCTCTGATCCCTGACGGGTCCGGTGAACTGCGGACGCCGGGTGACTTGCGGCCACTCGACCTTACGTGCGAATGGAAGGTTCCGGAGATCGCGCACGAAGCTTGGATAGTTTCACCGAATACTGGTACCGATGTGCCGCACTGGCGGTCGTACAGCTCAACGCAACGCATGGCACGATTGCGGCAACTATTTGCTGTGAGCGCGGACCCGACGCGATTCGAGGACGACGGTAGAGACATGAAGCGCGCGCTCGAAATGGTGCCAAAAAGGGGCATCCTTACATGGCTGCATGAATGGGCGGAAGGTTCCGATCTAGAGTCGGCAGCGGATGCATTCAAGGTAGTAATAGCGAATAGAGGTATGGCCGATGCCGATAGCGCTCGTGTTATACCAACCAACAATGGTTTGCGTTCGATTAGCGATCGCAACCTCGTGTTTTTGGCGCAGGCCGAGGACCTCGAAATAGACGGCGCCTTGTTTGTGACTCCTGAGTTCCTCGCGTATCCCGACATGGAGAAAACCCTCCGAGCTGTTGGCTTTCGTGACCTTGACCCGGTGGCCATTCTCGCTGCGCGACTTAGCCGCTTGAAGCTGGGCGCGCCACCTGAACTTCAAGCGAAGTTTTGGGATGCCGCACTCGGAGTGAGCGGGCATGACGCGCTGAATGTGATCCGAGAAAATCCGACTTCGCAGGTGCTCGTTCCAACCCGAGACGGTGACTGGCAATGGCCTCAGCAGGTACTAGACCTGGACGGGGAGCTTCCAGGAGCGGATGGCGGCCTCCTGCTCGACCGGCAAAGGTGCCTTCCGTCGTTAGCCCACAAATTGGGAGTGGCGAATTCGCCCCGCCAGAACTTTTCTTTCGAGGATGAATTCGCTGCGGATGAATACCGGGACTGGATACTTGCCGATCTAAACAGCAATCTCACTCCTGGCGAACGCCCTATTGAACGGATCTCGCTTTACCCGACTGGCGCTCATTCCCCGGGACCCTTTTCGGCTCTGCTCCTTTTGAAGGATTCTGATGCCGCACCGCAGCTCCGCGAATCGTGGACCCGCGGACTTCTCGAGTTCGGTGACTCGCCTTGGGACTGCGAGGACTTAGCGACCGCGCTGTCATATCGAGTTAAGTCGCCGGTGCGATGGGCTGTTGAGCGGGCCGGGCTGTTCCGCAGCTCTCGAGGCTTTAGGCCGCTGGCCGACCTAGTTGCTCCCTCGCTCGTTGAGTTCAAAGACGTGCTTCCTCTTTTTGAAGGACCGCGAGTGATTGTCGAGATTCTGGGGCTTCCAGATGAGCTTGATCTGATCCCTCCAAAGATCCTGCAAGAGGCGCTCAGCGTCGAATTGTTGCCGCCCACGTTCGCCGACGAGGTTCTCGTCAGTTTCATCCTCGAAGCGGCAAGCCACGCCTACCCGGGAGGCCAACCGCCGCGGATTCCCGCACGCGTGGGGCGGATCATCGAATCACGCTCGAACCGAAATGTCTACGTGGCAGTCAATGAGGAGCAACGGGAATATCTAGCAGCTCATCAGAGACCGTTTCTTTTTGCGACCGAGTTGCAAGCAAAGCAACTAATAGACAAAGTAGGTTGCCTCAGATTTGAGGATAGCTTTGCATTTTCGATGCAGATCGATGGTCAGCAGGAACCGGAGCGACTACTCGACATCTTTCCCGGATTGAGGGAATGGCCGAGTGGCGATGACCTGCCGAGCGTGACTCTCTCGCGCGCTGAATCGATCGCGAAATGGGTAACCACCGAAGACGGTGTCGAAACCCAGTCAATCGAGGTCTATCGAGATGGCACGGCGCTGCTCATCCAGTCCGATGCCGATGAACGTCGCTCATTGCGTTTGGTGAGTGAGTCCTTCGATCTCGACCTCACCAACGCGGACATTGAGAGGGTTCTCAAAGTCGGATTGGATAATCACCTGGAGTTGCTGCGCCAAGACGCGCTCAGCGCAATTACCGACGTGGATCGACTAGACGCATACTTCGGGGAGGACGATCTCCGGGACAAACTTCCAAAAGGACTTTGGCAAGGGCTTGAGGCTCAGGGTCTAGTCACGAAACATACATCAATGTCGGAGCTGTATCTCTCTGTTTACGGGAAAGACGCCATAAAGGAGCTCGCGGAACTTTTTCGCCGAGACGGTTTTCCGGATGTGCCTACGCAATGGGCAGGTGGCGCAGCGACCATCTCGTGGCTCCGCCGGATGGGTTTCGGGGCCGAGTATGCAGGCCAACGGACTAAGCCTCAAGATGCCGAGTTCGTCGTCCCTGGTGCCACCATCCTTGAACCCCTTCACGACTACCAGAGAGAAATCAGCGGCAAGTTAGACCGTGTCCTGGGCGAAGTGATCGCGGGGCGCAGGTCAAAAGCGATGGTCGTGCTCCCCACCGGAGCAGGAAAGACACGAGTAGCTACACAGACAATCTTGCAGCAGTTCATCGACGGCAAACTGCGAGGTCCAATCCTCTGGATCGCCCAGTCGCAAGAGCTCTGTGAGCAGGCCGTCCAGACTTTCAACCAAGTGTGGCGCGGTCTGTGCACGGAGCAGCGTGTGGACAGTCCGCTGGCCGTGGGACGCCTTTGGGGTAATAACGAAGTAAACAAGCCCGATACCGAATTTAGTGTCTACGTCGCAACAGACGCCAAAATTGAAGCGATTCTCGAAAAGCCCGATCATTCTGACTACGACTGGCTGAGCACTCCTGCTGCGGTCTTCATCGACGAGGCCCACATCGCTGGCAACTCCACGAGATATACCAAAATTCTGAGTTGGCTGGAAGTCGATGGCCGAAATTGGGCACGCCCATTGATCGGTCTTTCAGCAACTCCCTTCAAAGGAACATCGGTCGAAGCAACCAAGGCATTGGCTGCGCGGTTCGGGAACAATCCGCTTCAGGCATTCGGCGCCGACGAGGACGTCTATGGTGAGCTCGTCAAACTCGGCGTGCTTGCACGAGTGAAGCACAAGCTTCTCCAAGGAGGCGACGTGCGTCTCACCGAGGCTGAAGCGGCGGAAGCTATGAACAAGAACCGCGTCAGCGGGACCGTCCTCGATCGGGTCGCTGCCGATCATCGACGTATGGCCAATCTCGTATCGAGCATTCAGGAGCTCGACGCGGAACAACGTCGATCGGTGTTGGTCTTCACGCCCAACGTCTTGTCCGCTCAGGTTCTAGCCGCCACGCTAAGAATTAATGGGACTTCGGCGGCCTCGGTAAGCGGCGGGACAGGCCGACAGGAGCGGCGTGACGTGATTGAGCGGTTC
- a CDS encoding ArsR/SmtB family transcription factor: MSRRASMPNLNSDLAKVALALQATPARLAVLASLNTDGPQTRGRLSARLGLTIGALQHHLVTLREIGLVLAVPLDEPDHYHRTEYRIDTAKLAEVYEALGASLGISRQE, encoded by the coding sequence ATGTCACGTCGAGCATCCATGCCCAACTTGAACTCTGACCTCGCCAAAGTAGCTCTCGCGTTGCAGGCGACCCCGGCGAGACTGGCAGTTCTAGCGAGCCTCAATACGGATGGACCTCAGACGCGAGGTCGGCTGTCTGCGAGACTCGGCCTCACCATCGGCGCGCTTCAGCACCACCTCGTGACACTACGTGAGATCGGTCTAGTCCTCGCGGTGCCATTGGACGAGCCGGATCATTACCACCGCACAGAGTATCGAATCGACACCGCCAAGCTCGCCGAAGTTTATGAAGCGCTTGGCGCAAGCCTCGGCATCAGCCGACAGGAATGA
- a CDS encoding single-stranded DNA-binding protein, with the protein MDSRIWVRGRVQSDPVTMDGTGIQVAAFVVENEQTAPGKKGQRTARAVPWCDVICDGELASNVLDSLVEGDYVVVEGELRVHRLYPVDDGRDSAMVSVRAESVGLDLRRGVAKFLRMKR; encoded by the coding sequence ATGGACAGCAGGATATGGGTTCGCGGCAGGGTGCAGTCGGATCCCGTGACGATGGACGGGACGGGCATCCAAGTTGCCGCTTTCGTCGTCGAGAACGAGCAGACCGCGCCGGGTAAGAAGGGGCAGCGGACGGCTCGGGCTGTGCCGTGGTGCGATGTTATTTGTGATGGGGAGCTGGCGTCTAACGTTCTCGACAGTCTGGTTGAAGGTGACTATGTGGTCGTTGAGGGGGAACTGCGCGTGCATCGGTTGTATCCGGTTGACGATGGGCGCGACTCGGCGATGGTGTCGGTGCGGGCGGAGAGCGTGGGGCTCGACCTGCGGCGCGGGGTTGCGAAGTTTCTGCGGATGAAGCGATGA